From Rhizobium sp. NZLR1, a single genomic window includes:
- the hflX gene encoding GTPase HflX, which translates to MRATVVVPVLKSRSRGGQSESASTRTPESRLEEATGLAQAIDLDVVSGSVVPVNDPRPATLLGTGKIEEIKALLNERDSGLVIVDHPLTPVQQRNLEKEWNAKVIDRTGLILEIFGRRASTKEGTLQVDLAHLNYQKGRLVRSWTHLERQRGGGGFMGGPGETQIEADRRMLQDRIIKLERELEQVVRTRQLHRAKRRKVPHPIVALVGYTNAGKSTLFNRITGAGVLAEDMLFATLDPTLRRMKLPHGRTVILSDTVGFISDLPTHLVAAFRATLEEVLEADLILHVRDMSDADNQAQSSDVMRILGDLGIDEAEAEKRLIEVWNKIDRLEPEVHDTMVQKSAGASNVVAVSAVSGEGVDTLMDEISRRLSGVMTEATIRLPVDKLALLPWLYDHAIVDAREDNEDGSITLDLRLSETEATELERRIGNGAKSSKEDWER; encoded by the coding sequence CCGGCTCGAAGAGGCGACGGGGCTTGCCCAGGCGATCGACCTCGATGTCGTCAGCGGCTCGGTCGTCCCGGTCAATGATCCGCGACCGGCCACATTGCTCGGCACCGGCAAGATCGAGGAGATCAAGGCGCTGCTCAATGAGCGGGATTCCGGTCTCGTCATCGTCGATCATCCGCTGACGCCGGTGCAGCAGCGCAATCTCGAAAAGGAATGGAACGCCAAGGTCATCGACCGGACGGGCCTCATCCTCGAAATCTTCGGCCGCCGCGCCTCCACCAAGGAAGGCACGCTGCAGGTCGATCTCGCCCACCTGAATTACCAGAAGGGCAGGCTGGTTCGAAGCTGGACCCACCTTGAACGTCAGCGCGGCGGCGGCGGCTTCATGGGCGGCCCGGGCGAAACCCAGATTGAAGCCGACCGGCGGATGCTGCAGGACCGCATCATCAAGCTCGAACGCGAACTGGAGCAGGTCGTACGCACTCGCCAGCTCCACCGCGCCAAGCGCCGCAAGGTGCCGCACCCGATCGTGGCGCTGGTCGGCTATACCAATGCCGGCAAGTCGACGCTGTTCAACCGCATCACCGGCGCCGGCGTGCTGGCCGAAGACATGCTCTTTGCCACGCTCGATCCCACGCTTCGGCGCATGAAGCTGCCGCACGGCCGCACCGTCATCCTGTCCGACACCGTTGGCTTCATCTCCGACCTGCCGACCCATCTGGTCGCCGCCTTTCGGGCGACGCTCGAAGAAGTGCTGGAAGCCGATCTCATCCTGCATGTCCGCGACATGTCCGATGCCGACAACCAGGCCCAGAGCTCCGACGTCATGCGCATCCTTGGTGATCTCGGCATCGACGAGGCCGAAGCCGAGAAGCGGCTGATCGAGGTCTGGAACAAGATCGACCGCCTGGAGCCCGAGGTGCACGACACCATGGTGCAGAAATCGGCCGGCGCCAGCAACGTCGTCGCGGTCTCGGCCGTCAGCGGCGAGGGCGTCGACACGCTGATGGATGAGATCAGCCGCAGGCTCTCCGGCGTGATGACCGAAGCGACCATCCGCCTTCCGGTCGACAAGCTAGCGCTGTTGCCCTGGCTCTACGACCACGCGATCGTCGATGCCCGCGAGGACAATGAGGACGGCTCGATCACGCTCGACCTGCGCCTCTCCGAAACCGAAGCCACCGAACTCGAACGCCGCATCGGCAATGGCGCGAAGTCTTCGAAGGAAGATTGGGAGCGGTGA